Part of the Lolium rigidum isolate FL_2022 chromosome 6, APGP_CSIRO_Lrig_0.1, whole genome shotgun sequence genome, tagACCCGGCAGGAACCACCTTctttagccatcctatggcatatgccgtgacgataccacgacagtctGAAGCTGAGTAGGTTCAGGGTCAAGGGGATATGTTTGGTTCTTGGGTGCATATGATCTCTTATTTCGAAATTCATCTTCTATAcattttgaaatatcaaaaaataataaaactaaaaattCATGTGTACTTCTTTGCTTGCTATATACATATAAAGTATTTCAATGGAAAACCGAATAGTAATTtgggctatgtaaaaaagagttAAAAAATTGTGCTAACCATAAGGATTTTTATGAGacatgttttctcttttttacatcgaccatgaaAAATACTTGTTTTGTGTGTAATTGTATGAATGCACATAGATTGTCGATATGTACATGTGAAAAATTTCGTaggatttttttgaaaattgtaaatatatttttttggGTGGCGGGAGCATAAGCACCCGAGAGCCAAATGAAAAGTTTCACATTTAATTTGGTGTATAATATATAAGGTGGAATATACTTCAGTGGGAAATGGTGTTCTCATCAATAGCAAAGttgcatgtggtgacttcgtcaaacgAAAGACACGCCTGATCAGTTTCTTAGACTCGGTCTCTCGGAATTCTCATATATAGAGGGGTGCGGTTCGCATTCATAGGGGGGAGTGTATGTGCGTACTTTTAAGTGTCTTCATATGCATTATGTTTCATACCCAAAAAAAAGTTTGACTTGGGGTCACATATTAGTTTCTAGGAATTTGCTAAAGTTATATTTTCCATCTTGTACACAATTAAAAATATCTTTAAAACAAACAAATCTCTAATGTCCGGGTGTACCATCTCTACTAGTAGTATATAATAGTAAATTGCATGTGCCTTGCACATGAGAGCTCTTTTTTTAGTGAAACAGTTTCGATGCAATAAGAATTCAATCTTTTTAAACAAAGGAGGGGCCCCAAAGGGCCTAGATACCATTAAGTGTAACAAAGGGGTACATGTTACAGATGGGGCTGAGAAACTAAAAAAATAATAGATTTTGCAGGAAAGTGCTTACAAAGAAATGTAAAAATGCAATAAGGTCCTCCGGTTCTCCTCAAAGAAGAACCTCAGGCCATGGCCATCTTCACCGGGCCGGGGACAATACCACTTGGCACCGAATCAACGTTGAGCTTCACGATGAGCTCCAGACATGGCTTCCGCATTGAGGTTCAAGAAACGTCGGCGAGCATGGCCACCACATGGCCTTCAGAGTCGGCCAACAATCAGAGGCTGCTGTGTGTGTACTCCAGATCGAGGAAATCCCCAGTCCAAGGCAGGTCGGCTCCGGCGACGAATCTGACATACTTCCATCTCCTCGCAATGCCTCCACTACGAGAAGAGAAGAATAGAAGGGCCACGTGCAGCTCCAATGCCAAGCTGGAGACGCGAGACAAACTAATTGAAGGAGTTCACGCCTTCATTCCATCCATTAAGCTGCAGCACCTCGCTCCCACATGTTCTGCTACTCTTCTCTTTGCCTTCCCAATGCAATACCATCAACCTCTCTTGGAAAACCCAAACATTGCAGTCAACAGTCACTTGGGTTGAAAGCCAATGCAAGCCATTACTCCTACATGATAGCAGGATTTTGTGAAGCGTTTTAACTTAATTGGTCAAACATGCGAAGCATGTGCCATTTACTTGTACAactttctcaaaaaaaattaCTTGTACAAGATAGTTCCCCTAAGTGCTACAAGCACAATAGTAAACAAAAGAACCAGAGTCATCATCATCTGAAACAACAATCTATTCATATGGCGGCTCTTGCATCACCCTTTGAAAATCATCTACCTGCAAAGATGAGTGCAAAGTTTCTGCTCATGCTTTCACCTGTTCCAAGATCGTCCAGTTGATCTCATGGACATTTGCATCAGCCAAAGTGGGAACAAAGTTGCCAGCCACTAGCTTCTGCAGATCAGCAACAACATGTAGGCCATCTTGAATTGTAGAATTCCATCCTCGGTTCATTTCTTTGTTCCGCCAAGTGGCCACATCCAAGTCCTTCTGAAAACGCCTAATCTTAGCTTCCCCCCGTGCCACATCCTTCTATTTTGTTCCTAGAAACGTTTGCATCAGTGGAACTCTGTACATCTGTGCTACAATGCTGCTTGGCAGGGACATGAGCAGTCACTTGCTTCTGCGAGTTCCAATGCATAACATCAGTTAGTAGATTGAAAGGAAAtatgttggttgattcatgtcacCACTTTGAGCGACCCATGAGTTTCTAAACCTTAAATGATGGAGTCTAAAACTTTGCAATAAAAAGGTGGGTGCatcatttggatgcagaggccgAGGCGACcctattttgaagaaaaaattaggaaatctgaaatctatatctatatctatatctatatctatatctatatctatatctatatctatatctatatctatatctatatctataatctatatctatatctatatctataccatcTATACAACTCCACTCCACTATATAGTGTATGAGTAACTTTGAACATCGGTCGTTGGATATAGATTGGCAAATCCCAAAACTGTTGACAGTTTGATCTCTTTCAGTACATTATATTATTTTATGTTTAACATCTAGAAGATTCTATTGTTAGCCTTTAGCCCCCTGAACACTAGTATAAAATTACCTCCTTAAAGTTGAGCTCAGGAGGAACCAGATGTGTTGATCCTAGGTGGCCCCTCAAATGATTGCTTGCTAGAATAACATGACCAAATTCTGCCTCCTTTCTACCAATGTTTGCATCACTGGAGCGCTCAATGTCTTTGTTAGGAACATGAGCAGTGGCTAGCAGCTGCAAATCAAAGTTCATCAAATAAATCagcaaacaacacatatgaatttGAGCAGTGCGGCCAAATACCTTCTTCAGCAGCAGCCCCACGGGATCGTCCTTTTGGCGGCACATCACATGGGTGAAAAATCTCGGCAATGACTTGGGGTGCGGTGATTTTGTCCCAATCTTAGTTCGCATACTCCCACACGGTATGCCGATCGAGGCTGCAAATATGTTATTCTGCAAGATATTTTGCCTCCGTGATTCTTCGTAGGCATTCTCGAGTGGAATATCTAGCAgacattacaaaaaaaaaacagatgctAATAACAAGCAGTGGAAGCAAGCAATCAACTAGTTTCGGAATTCAAGTACATAACAAAAGCTTCCCGACAAAGTGTTCAACCTTGGTCGACTGGGGAGGTGGCGTTTCGCCGTTTGGTTTGGTTCGGTGGATCATGGTGGCGATTTGTGTACCGATCTCGCCGGCCGGTGCGATGAACCATTGAgtcggggaagcagatccgaCGAAGCGGACAGAGTGTGGTTGACAGCGTCGCTGAGCTGGCTCCGGCGCGGTGGATTTCAGCTACGGATGGAGGACTGAGAGGGAGCGACCAGGAGCTAGGTAGCGAGAGAGGCCCTTGCTTGTTCGTGGGTCGGGCTGGATATAGGTGAAGGCCCTAGAAGATAGCATCCTGCTAATATCCTAGTACAAAAGAATTGAACTAGAAAATCCCACCAATATATGGCACcaaaatatcttatatttactaattggaggcaccgtaaaagcctccacgttaatccacatcatcaaaataattaagacaattagatctaaTATTGATGGTTAGGATTACTCTAGAAAGACGTGATTTATAATGTACCATACCAAAGTTACATAGTCACGTTACAATTAAATCTACGCTCTGGAGATAATAATCCTCATTTATATTTATGTAGAGTCCTAGGAGGTTACGAATATGTGGTTGCCGTGGAGATTTATCTCAGGAGTCCAGGAAGCAAATTGTCGTGGAGATTTATCAAGAGTCCAAACGAATATATAGTTTGGGCATATCACATGTCGGTAGTTTCTTTGGTTTAAAAAATATAATTATTTCTTGAGGCTTATCCAATCGCTGACATACTGTTATAATGCATCTCAAAGAGATCGCATAACTAATCCATTCTAATTAATATGTCAAGCCGGCGCCAGCGATGCAACAGAAAGGGCGTCTGGCGGTTTCACAGCCGTAAGAGCCGCCTTTCCATCTCGAGTTGACAAATCCAAACTGTCGTTGCTGTCGTACTCCGATCTGGTGGCATATCTCAAGGCATGCTGCCATCGCCGTCTCCGTAGTCATGGCATATCTCAAGGCATGCTGCCATCGCCGTCTCCGTAGTCATATCCttaaagagctctaagctcccaggggtTTGAAGCCCTGTGGTTGCTCCACGGTGTCCGCTGGGTTCGGCTCCACCTGCAAGCGTGTTGGTTTTTTTCACCGCTTCAGTTCGTTTATTTGTGCACCCGTGTCATTTGCTGGCCGCATGGGAGAGGCGGCACAACACGAAgtcggtttcttactctgtctttTCCTGTGACGACTGACGAGGTTGGTCTTCTGCGTGCACTATTTGGGATGATGTCGCAGCCCACATCTCATCCTCTTCTCCACAGACCGCTGCCGCCAGACTCCACCCAGCCATCACAGCGCCTCCCAACGCCATCTCCGTTACTGCCGCCTCCATCTGGAACAATGGCGACCGGATGAGGCCACCTCTCCATGcccatctctctttctctcttcaaACCAAATCAGGTCGCGGTGCAGGCAAACCCTAGCAATGTCGGCGGCCGCGAGATTGAGGTCGACGCTGATGGCCACAGCTGGTGGACGAACCGCCTCTGTCATGCCTGGAAAGATAGTCAAACGCCCCAACTTGGTTTCCAACGGGTGGTTGTCTTGTTCGTCAGGGACTGCCGGCGTGGTAGTACTATGTTCTTCAAGGCTGCAAGAAGTCAACAAAACACGGAGAATTCTTACTGCTATAACTTGTTCAAGCGAATTGGAAAGCTCTGCAATTGTACCAATAGAATTCAGGGGAGCCCGTACCTACAAGAGCCTGGTGGATGCCAAGGTAGATTTGTTTTCTTGTTACTTCAATTTTTCTGAACTTAATTGTCGGAA contains:
- the LOC124665477 gene encoding uncharacterized protein LOC124665477, with translation MPISLSLFKPNQVAVQANPSNVGGREIEVDADGHSWWTNRLCHAWKDSQTPQLGFQRVVVLFVRDCRRGSTMFFKAARSQQNTENSYCYNLFKRIGKLCNCTNRIQGSPYLQEPGGCQAASTRRAVSTIHRLQLNWHPADFNGLQLHNHSWFLPFIYA